One Halobacteriovorax sp. GB3 genomic window carries:
- a CDS encoding TrmH family RNA methyltransferase: protein MEVIIVGIHSIAEALRNNDRIVRRLYATEEGLSELRKKGELKKEFLDRVQVKLFSPHKLQEEAKSEYKRLDFHYTRVPSGVFLLAEDLEDEDFSWVMNEMTKKENLRILCLDQVTDVHNAAAIMRTACFYGVDAIIVSTKGNFGKAPSFSRIASGALEHVKIVKCASLPKTITKLQKAGFTCVGFSEHEKNEAKELPNENLCLVLGAEDVGLSNAVMRSLDKVVAFKTKGAIKSLNVSVAAAVAMEKFFTV from the coding sequence ATGGAAGTAATTATCGTTGGGATTCACAGTATTGCTGAGGCCCTTAGAAATAATGATCGTATTGTTAGAAGATTATATGCAACGGAAGAAGGCTTAAGCGAGCTTAGAAAAAAAGGTGAGCTTAAAAAAGAGTTTCTCGATCGTGTACAAGTGAAATTGTTCTCTCCACATAAACTTCAAGAAGAAGCGAAAAGTGAATATAAGAGATTAGATTTTCACTATACGAGAGTACCTTCAGGAGTATTCTTACTTGCAGAAGACTTAGAAGATGAAGATTTCTCTTGGGTTATGAATGAAATGACAAAAAAAGAGAATCTTCGAATCCTTTGTCTAGATCAGGTTACAGACGTTCACAACGCTGCGGCGATAATGAGAACAGCATGTTTCTATGGTGTTGATGCAATTATTGTTTCTACAAAAGGGAATTTTGGAAAAGCACCATCTTTTTCAAGAATTGCATCAGGAGCTCTTGAGCACGTTAAAATCGTTAAGTGTGCAAGCTTGCCTAAGACGATTACGAAGTTACAAAAAGCTGGCTTTACTTGTGTTGGTTTTAGTGAGCACGAGAAAAATGAAGCTAAAGAATTACCAAATGAAAATCTCTGCCTAGTATTAGGAGCAGAAGATGTTGGTCTTTCAAATGCTGTAATGAGAAGCCTTGATAAAGTTGTGGCCTTTAAGACAAAAGGAGCAATTAAATCTTTAAACGTCTCAGTTGCAGCAGCTGTAGCTATGGAAAAATTTTTCACGGTATAA
- the lpxC gene encoding UDP-3-O-acyl-N-acetylglucosamine deacetylase, whose translation MDILECGGCQFMLRFVKIYNYLKKHGICLMLYQRTISKSVEITGIGIHSGRKVTMNLYPAQADTGICFKRVDLPNSEVLRASATSVGATENNTTIGAGINAVHTVEHLLSVLYGLGIDNVFIEIDGPEVPIMDGSGASFVFVLKETGITSLNKSKKFLVVLEPVEVAVDDKWARIEPASRLVIDSTIVFTHPLIKTQKKVFEFSCENYINEVGRARTFGLLRDVDMLKRKGLIQGGSLDNAIVLDEYKVMNEDGLRFKDEFVRHKILDTVGDISLLGYEIAGKVTTYKSGHNLHNLLCRKLLETPSAYEIVSASALEKDAIEAFELPMALSPSFS comes from the coding sequence ATGGATATACTTGAATGTGGCGGTTGCCAATTCATGTTGCGTTTTGTTAAAATTTATAATTATCTAAAAAAACATGGAATTTGTTTAATGCTTTATCAAAGAACTATATCAAAATCAGTTGAAATCACAGGAATCGGTATTCACTCGGGACGTAAAGTTACGATGAACCTCTATCCTGCTCAAGCTGATACAGGTATTTGCTTCAAACGCGTTGATCTACCAAATTCCGAAGTTCTCAGAGCTTCAGCAACATCAGTTGGAGCAACTGAAAACAATACAACTATTGGTGCCGGAATCAATGCTGTTCACACTGTTGAGCACCTCCTTTCTGTTTTATACGGACTAGGAATTGATAACGTCTTTATCGAAATCGATGGGCCAGAAGTTCCAATTATGGACGGATCTGGTGCTTCATTTGTTTTTGTTCTTAAAGAAACAGGGATTACATCTTTAAATAAATCGAAGAAGTTCCTCGTAGTACTCGAGCCAGTAGAAGTTGCCGTTGATGATAAATGGGCGAGAATTGAGCCGGCCTCAAGACTTGTTATCGATTCAACAATTGTCTTCACGCACCCTTTGATTAAAACTCAAAAGAAAGTTTTCGAATTCTCATGTGAGAATTATATCAATGAAGTTGGTAGAGCGAGAACATTCGGTCTTCTAAGAGACGTTGATATGCTTAAGAGAAAAGGCCTGATTCAAGGTGGGTCTCTTGATAATGCAATCGTTCTTGATGAATATAAAGTTATGAATGAAGACGGACTTCGTTTTAAAGATGAATTTGTTCGTCACAAGATTCTTGATACTGTAGGTGATATTAGTTTACTCGGTTATGAAATCGCCGGAAAAGTAACAACTTACAAATCTGGACACAATCTTCACAATCTTCTGTGTCGCAAGCTTCTCGAAACTCCATCTGCTTATGAAATTGTCTCTGCTTCAGCACTTGAAAAAGATGCAATTGAGGCATTTGAACTCCCCATGGCGCTATCGCCAAGTTTTTCATAA
- the ruvB gene encoding Holliday junction branch migration DNA helicase RuvB, with the protein MFDEDDRFMSAEGTEVDHKQEVFLRPKDFSEYIGQKKVVQNIDVMVESAKIRKQSMDHCLLSGPPGLGKTSLAMIIAKALGTELHVISGPAIEKKGDLAAILTNLQSHDVLFIDEIHRMHISVEEILYSAMEDYRLDIVIGQGPSARTMQIDIAPFTLIGATTRSGLLSNPLRDRFMAHLHFDFYKTDELGKIVKNNAAKMEILLEGEAQEMIARCSRGTPRIANRILRRVRDFAVVNGDKVVHPNDVTKALNLMDIDEFGLDRMDRKILEVIDEYYGGGPVGIEALCATLSEDRTTIEDVYEPFLLKEGFLIRTPRGREISQKSKDHLTTLKQG; encoded by the coding sequence ATGTTTGATGAAGATGATAGATTCATGTCAGCTGAAGGCACTGAAGTAGATCATAAGCAAGAGGTCTTTTTAAGACCTAAAGACTTCAGTGAGTATATTGGGCAAAAGAAAGTTGTTCAAAATATAGATGTCATGGTTGAGTCTGCTAAAATAAGAAAGCAGTCAATGGATCACTGTCTTCTCTCTGGTCCTCCCGGACTAGGAAAAACATCTCTAGCAATGATTATTGCAAAGGCGCTAGGAACAGAACTTCATGTTATTTCTGGTCCAGCGATTGAAAAAAAAGGTGACCTCGCAGCGATTTTAACAAATCTCCAATCACATGATGTTTTGTTTATTGATGAGATTCATCGCATGCATATTTCTGTTGAAGAGATTCTCTATTCTGCAATGGAGGATTACCGCTTAGATATCGTCATTGGACAAGGTCCAAGTGCGAGAACGATGCAAATTGATATAGCTCCTTTTACTTTAATTGGAGCAACGACGAGATCAGGACTTTTATCAAATCCACTTCGTGACCGTTTTATGGCCCATCTTCATTTCGATTTTTATAAAACTGATGAGTTGGGAAAAATCGTTAAAAATAATGCGGCTAAAATGGAAATCTTACTTGAGGGAGAGGCCCAGGAGATGATCGCTCGTTGTTCACGTGGAACTCCAAGAATTGCAAACCGAATTTTACGAAGAGTAAGAGACTTTGCAGTTGTTAATGGCGATAAAGTCGTTCATCCAAATGATGTTACGAAAGCTTTGAATCTCATGGATATCGATGAGTTTGGCCTCGATAGAATGGATCGTAAGATATTGGAAGTTATCGACGAATACTATGGTGGTGGCCCTGTTGGGATTGAAGCTCTCTGTGCAACCCTTTCAGAAGACAGAACGACAATAGAAGATGTTTATGAACCTTTTCTTTTGAAAGAAGGGTTTCTCATTAGAACACCGAGGGGTCGTGAAATATCCCAAAAGTCGAAAGATCATTTAACAACTCTTAAACAGGGTTAG
- a CDS encoding hotdog fold thioesterase, translated as MIWFNPYNLEQVNKFNKNTLCEHLEIQVTELGENFIKGTMPVDHRTHQPYGVLHGGASCVLAESLGSIGSNLIVDPSAQYCVGQTISASHLRPISSGIVEGKATIIHKGRKSHLWEIAITNAEGKLICKSTLTMAVVDKS; from the coding sequence ATGATTTGGTTTAATCCTTATAATCTCGAACAAGTTAATAAATTTAACAAGAATACACTTTGCGAGCACCTTGAAATTCAAGTCACAGAGTTAGGTGAAAACTTTATCAAAGGGACGATGCCAGTTGATCATAGAACTCACCAACCTTACGGAGTACTCCATGGAGGAGCGAGCTGTGTTTTAGCTGAATCTCTTGGAAGTATCGGTAGCAATTTGATTGTAGACCCAAGTGCTCAATATTGCGTAGGTCAAACGATTTCGGCAAGCCACCTAAGACCTATAAGTAGTGGAATTGTCGAAGGAAAGGCCACAATTATCCATAAAGGGAGAAAGAGTCATCTCTGGGAAATTGCTATCACAAATGCCGAAGGTAAGTTGATTTGTAAATCAACTCTCACGATGGCCGTCGTCGATAAGAGCTAA
- a CDS encoding proline--tRNA ligase — protein sequence MKLSKAFWQTYKESPADAEIPSHKLMIRAGLIHKSGSGLYNYLPMGYKTIRKVENIIREELDKIDCNELLMSVVTPGELWQETGRWDKMGDLMLKFKDKADRDLCISPTNEEAVVDIFRKTTKSYKQLPVSVYQINTKFRDEIRPRFGLMRGREFTMKDAYTFHADKECMDKVYDDFFGAYSSIFTRLGLEFSAVEADGGAIASSDSKTHEFQVIADSGEDAIIYCSETGYAANIEKAETLRPKVDFVKTDAAIEKVSTPEKATIEDVCNFLEVPQYTSLKSLVYVSETEEGEKFHLLMLLGDDTLNEVKLVGLFGTDKVRAATDNELQALKLEKGFIGPVEVNSDLEIIFDKSVDLDCAYVAGANEVDMHIRNVIPSRDIKKFKVADLRESQEGDLTLDGKGVVKVKRGIEVGHIFQLGNKYTEGMDVTVLDNNGKTIHPLMGCYGIGVTRVVAAAIEQNHDENGIIWPASIAPYDLSFIGICKSDEYKELAEKMYGELKDAGFDVLFDDRNAGPGFKFKDADLLGLPIQVVLGERDHKKDGLFEIRVRKSGEKIKVQKDEIISKVKELLKEL from the coding sequence ATGAAGCTCTCTAAAGCTTTTTGGCAAACGTACAAAGAATCACCAGCAGATGCTGAAATTCCATCACATAAACTCATGATCAGAGCAGGGCTTATTCATAAGTCTGGAAGTGGACTCTATAACTACTTACCAATGGGATATAAAACAATACGTAAAGTTGAAAATATTATTCGTGAAGAATTAGATAAGATCGATTGTAACGAATTACTCATGTCTGTTGTTACTCCTGGAGAGCTTTGGCAAGAAACTGGTCGTTGGGACAAAATGGGCGACTTGATGCTTAAGTTTAAAGACAAAGCTGATCGTGATCTTTGTATCTCACCAACAAACGAAGAGGCCGTTGTAGATATTTTTAGAAAAACTACTAAATCTTATAAGCAACTTCCGGTCTCAGTTTATCAGATCAACACGAAATTCAGAGATGAGATCAGACCACGATTTGGATTAATGAGAGGTCGTGAGTTCACAATGAAAGATGCCTATACTTTTCACGCAGATAAAGAGTGTATGGATAAAGTGTATGACGATTTTTTTGGTGCTTACTCGTCTATCTTCACAAGACTTGGCCTAGAGTTTTCTGCTGTTGAAGCTGATGGTGGTGCGATTGCATCTAGTGATTCAAAGACTCATGAATTCCAAGTTATTGCAGATTCTGGTGAAGATGCAATTATCTATTGTTCGGAAACAGGTTATGCAGCAAATATTGAAAAGGCAGAAACACTAAGACCAAAAGTCGATTTTGTGAAAACAGATGCAGCAATAGAAAAAGTTTCTACGCCTGAAAAAGCAACAATTGAAGATGTTTGCAACTTCCTAGAAGTTCCACAATACACGAGTTTGAAGTCACTTGTTTATGTATCTGAAACAGAAGAAGGTGAAAAATTTCATCTACTAATGCTATTAGGAGACGACACTCTTAATGAAGTTAAGTTAGTAGGTCTTTTTGGAACAGACAAAGTTAGGGCCGCTACTGATAATGAACTTCAAGCATTGAAACTTGAAAAAGGATTTATTGGTCCAGTTGAAGTTAATAGTGATTTAGAAATTATTTTTGATAAATCAGTAGACCTAGACTGTGCCTACGTTGCGGGTGCGAACGAAGTTGACATGCATATTCGAAATGTCATTCCTTCACGTGATATTAAAAAATTTAAAGTCGCAGATCTTAGAGAGTCGCAAGAAGGTGATCTAACTCTCGATGGAAAGGGCGTTGTAAAAGTTAAAAGAGGAATTGAAGTTGGACATATCTTTCAGTTAGGTAACAAGTATACTGAAGGAATGGATGTAACTGTTCTTGATAATAACGGAAAAACGATTCACCCACTAATGGGCTGTTACGGTATTGGTGTAACTCGAGTTGTTGCCGCTGCGATAGAACAAAACCACGATGAGAATGGAATTATTTGGCCAGCAAGTATTGCTCCATACGACTTATCATTTATTGGGATTTGTAAATCAGATGAGTATAAAGAATTGGCCGAGAAAATGTATGGAGAGTTAAAAGACGCCGGTTTTGACGTGCTTTTCGATGATCGCAACGCTGGTCCAGGATTTAAATTTAAAGATGCAGATCTTCTAGGACTTCCGATTCAAGTTGTTCTAGGGGAAAGAGATCACAAGAAAGACGGACTATTTGAAATAAGAGTTAGAAAGTCCGGAGAAAAAATAAAAGTTCAAAAAGATGAAATCATTTCTAAAGTTAAAGAACTTTTAAAAGAGCTATAA